A region of the Hylaeus volcanicus isolate JK05 chromosome 5, UHH_iyHylVolc1.0_haploid, whole genome shotgun sequence genome:
AGGCGAGCCCTCACCTACGTACACACTACCCCAGCCAGCAACGGTAACCATTTCACCGTCCAATCTATCGCTGTTAAGCGAGTTGTCCAGCGGGAGACAAACGGGGTGCAGATAGtctaaaaattacagaaaataataatcaatctCAACCCGATAGACAGGGTCCGTCTTAACCCTCGAAGGTGTTAATGGACACCCACCAGTAAATGTGACCTCATCCTTCAGTTTGAGAATGGCGATATCATTCAAGGTCTGCTTCACATCGTAATCAGGATGAACTATTCTCTCTTCGACCTCAACGTCGATAGGTCTGTTGCCATCTTTTTCCAATTCCACGACGCCCATCCGAACCATGACAGGCTCGTTCCCTAATATACAGTGAGCAGCTGTGATAACGTGCCTCGATGATATCAGGGAACCTCCGCACTTGAATTTTGGTGGGAAAGTGTATTTCAACGCGGCCATCCACGGCCAGTCACCTATGTCATAGAAAAACTGTAAATTTCCTATTTTCCAAGTAATTCATTCTCTTGTCAAATATTCTTAATGCAGTTGATACTTTTTACGACCACGTTATGGGTGTATCGGAGAGCTCATTGATAATTTTTTGCTTTAGTAAATGGACTCGCTGTTATCAATGTCAAAGTTCACCAATCGTGGCGGATTGATCGTTGGGAAATCGAATACGATGCAAGCGAGGTCTGGAGTTGTACGTACCTGGTTTTGACTTTTCACCACCTATCACGAAAGGTACGATACGTGGCACCATGCTGCGACCGCATGATGGTGGCCGCAAGGCCTTCGGATTCACCACGCCAGctgaaaaatttatgttattcCCGATAAATGCATCGCGTATTTCGAATACGGTGGAGCATTACATGTAGCAATTGCTCTGAgcgtgttaaaatatttttatatcgcgTAACATATCATTGTATCgacgtgtaaaataaattcgatataGATTTTGCATGCTTTAAACGggtaaaatgaataattaaattattaaagcaCGAACCTTGAGCAGGTACCACGTACACCAGTATGGCAATTAACGCCAAACACTTGACCAACATATCGGACGGCTGCTGTCCTGGGACCAAATGAATACAAACGAAGTAAAGCTATTAAAATACTCCCCGAAACTGACAGCGAGAGCGGCGCGACGCTGGTATTTATACAGATATTTAGGAAAACAGCAGAAATCCTCAAATATCAGACCTTTAACTCGAGCGATACTTACGATACGCGTATATCGTGTTTACGCGGTCGATACGTTACAATGTAAAGTGCAAAATTGATAACCTAGATGAATAAACTGTTATCCGCTAACAAAACATCCGGGATGAGACACATACATGCgatatattaaacaatttttttctttttattgcaaaGACGAAACTTAACCACGTTCACGTTACACGCAAGTAATTACAAtaaggaattaaaatatactacaTAGGAAGTAGACGTTAATCGTTATTGTTGTTTCATTGCTGATGTAACGAAGTCGAGGAACTCGGTAATTCTAGCGTAGACGTCAGGATATTTTGGTTGACCGCATTTGTAGCCGAAAGAAACTACACCTATCTTCGATGATCGACATTCCGTTTTATTTGCCCAATGACGTGTCTATGAAGTCGAGAAACTCTGTGACTCTGGCGTAGACGCCAGGAACCGTGGGTATGCCGCAACTGAAGCCAAAAGAAACGATCCCGACCTGATAGTAGGTACCATTCATGGCGTACATCAAAGGTCCTCCGCTGTCACCCTGGAAAAGTAATTGTAATCTATCGTTTATTCCCGATACGCCTGCAATCCAAGCGAAGTTGAAGGTAGCCACCTTGCAGGTATCTCTTCCTCCCTCTGCGGCTCCAGCGCACAACGAGCTATTGTCGACAACGGTCTCTGGCAGCAATATCTGGTAAGTGTCTATGCAATCGCTGAGATTCGCGACTGGCATCTCCACTTGCATGAGAGTGTCGCTGTATGGTCCTCCTGtggaaatacaaaattaaaaaaaaaatccttcaCAGTTacgatattacaaaattattttcaaatagaagACTACAAGTGGCGATAACAAGATCGAGAATTGGCCACACGAATCCAACCCATTGTTACAGAATAACGAAATCACAGCCACTATCATGCACCTTTTGTGACGAGCCTCTCACAGTTAAAcgtttaattgaagaatgtcgAGGAATGCAGCGCGATCGAGTagaattcaaacttttaaataatatgcagaCGATTCTCGAcgatagaaacgaatttctcaaactggtagatatattaacgaaacatgaaataatgaataaattgtaattgaattgtagATATTAACGCGGTCACTGATAACCAcgtagttgatgtgaccttaaacaaagtaattaaaaaaaaaaaaaaaaacagttattTTGTACGATAGAGGAAGAAGATCACTGACCGTCATCCGCCTTTGCTCCCCAGCCAGCAACGGCGACATTCTTTCCAGTTAGGTGATCGTTTATAATAGACTCGACCGCAGGAAGACAAATTGGATGTATGTGTTCTGAAAATTACAATGTCTT
Encoded here:
- the LOC128876839 gene encoding venom protease-like, producing the protein MLVKCLALIAILVYVVPAQAGVVNPKALRPPSCGRSMVPRIVPFVIGGEKSKPGDWPWMAALKYTFPPKFKCGGSLISSRHVITAAHCILGNEPVMVRMGVVELEKDGNRPIDVEVEERIVHPDYDVKQTLNDIAILKLKDEVTFTDYLHPVCLPLDNSLNSDRLDGEMVTVAGWGSVYVGGPMNNELMHVKLPVVNIDKCKEDYKPHPLLVVNDKMMCAGLEKGGKDSCQGDSGGPLMYTNDTDYYVVGVVSFGWECADPNYPGVYTRVADHLDFINTSMEK